From the Euphorbia lathyris chromosome 6, ddEupLath1.1, whole genome shotgun sequence genome, one window contains:
- the LOC136232663 gene encoding E3 ubiquitin-protein ligase AIRP2-like, whose translation MYVSSMRKSFKDSLKVLEADIQHANTLATDFPREYDGACLQMRMSYSPAAHLFLFLVQWTDCNLAGALGLLRVLIYKVYVDGTTTMSTHERKASIREFYAVIYPSLLQLERGVTDTEDKKQKVVCMERYRRRDDEGSRQHTDVDIEREEECGICMEMNSKIVLPNCNHAMCLKCYREWRTRSQSCPFCRDSLKRVNSGDLWMFTDSRDIVDMATVSRENLRRLFIYIDKLPVIVPDSLFDTYDSHIR comes from the exons ATGTATGTGTCTTCTATGCGAAAGTCATTCAAAGACTCTCTCAAAGTTCTTGAAGCTGATATTCAACATGCTAATACTCT GGCAACAGATTTTCCAAGGGAGTATGATGGAGCCTGCCTTCAGATGAGAATGTCATATAGTCCAGCTGCTCATCTGTTTCTTTTTTTAGTACAGTGGACGGACTGCAATCTTGCTGGGGCGCTTGGACTGCTAAGGGTCCTAATTTATAAG GTATATGTGGATGGCACGACCACCATGTCTACCCATGAAAGAAAAGCAAGCATTAGGGAGTTCTatg CTGTTATTTATCCCTCTTTATTGCAACTTGAAAGAGGGGTCACTGATACTGAAGATAAAAAACAGAAGGTAGTGTGCATGGAAAGATACCGAAGAAGAGATGATGAGGGAAGTAGGCAACATACAGATGTGGATATTGAAAGAGAAGAAGAGTGTGGCATATGTATGGAGATGAATAGTAAAATTGTACTTCCTAACTGCAACCATGCCATGTGCCTGAAATGTTACCGTGAATG GAGGACAAGATCACAGTCATGCCCCTTCTGCCGGGACAGTCTGAAGAGAGTGAACTCAGGCGATCTCTGGATGTTCACTGATAGCCGGGACATAGTCGACATGGCAACTGTGTCCAGAGAGAATCTGAGAAggctatttatatatatagataagtTGCCAGTGATTGTTCCAGATTCTCTTTTTGACACTTATGATTCTCACATTAGGTAG